A portion of the Phaeodactylum tricornutum CCAP 1055/1 chromosome 7, whole genome shotgun sequence genome contains these proteins:
- a CDS encoding predicted protein, whose translation MSWSREHGTNRHLNPKEEKIEIREALKRSTRRKSSAPIMAYKAIRSDTAPSPTRELEWPEETNKEPATEEDREERTRILEALRTAKNLPSLFAVLKVANEFISTEKRRQLSAYEQRLLRDATVAIPYLMYKETVEHLTRPLSFGGLAFSVAKAKQISEQLFKSIGPACCFQYMTESTITREALHAALTNRRERTLNKMPSNLQVVYRPNSEGDSKGYTTEGENQNGSIPSIKRCSDSITDLFRIATTGPRTLGATESRPLFFKSLQTHSPCQNSAAFAASSAFVPLDFLFPKTLRAVTDGRAIPFGTGWKAVA comes from the exons ATGAGCTGGTCTCGGGAACATGGGACCAATCGACACCTCAATCCAAAGGAGGAAAAAATTGAAATCCGAGAGGCGTTGAAGAGATCGACTCGTCGGAAGTCGTCCGCTCCGATCATGGCGTATAAAGCCATCCGATCTGATACAGCCCCCTCACCCACAAGAGAGCTCGAATGGCCAGAAGAAACAAATAAAGAGCCCGCGACTGAAGAGGATCGCGAGGAAAGAACGAGAATCCTAGAAGCTCTCAGAACTGCAAAAAACCTGCCCTCTTTATTCGCGGTTTTGAAGGTAGCGAACGAATTCATTTCCACCGAGAAACGACGCCAGCTATCGGCGTACGAGCAGAGATTGCTGAGAGACGCCACCGTTGCGATTCCTTACCTTATGTACAAGGAAACTGTGGAGCATTTAACGCGACCTCTTTCATTCGGTGGGCTTGCTTTCTCAGTTGCGAAGGCAAAACAAATCTCCGAGCAGCTATTTAAATCAATTGGGCCTGCATGCTGCTTTCAGTATATGACGGAGAGTACGATAACCAGGGAAG CATTGCACGCTGCACTAACAAATCGTCGTGAACGCACTCTGAacaaaatgccatcaaatCTACAAGTTGTTTACCGCCCAAATTCCGAAGGCGATAGTAAGGGCTACACCACCGAAGGAGAAAATCAAAATGGGAGCATCCCCTCCATCAAGCGTTGTTCCGACTCGATCACCGACCTTTTTCGCATAGCGACGACGGGGCCCAGAACATTGGGGGCAACGGAATCCAGGCCCTTGTTCTTCAAA TCTTTGCAAACCCATTCTCCCTGCCAAAATTCAGCTGCCTTCGCAGCTTCCTCGGCCTTTGTCCCCTTGGATTTcttgtttccaaaaacaTTAAGAGCGGTGACCGACGGACGAGCAATTCCATTTGGTACTGGTTGGAAGGCGGTTGCGTGA
- a CDS encoding predicted protein, with amino-acid sequence MMTRTRTTHIQPFATLARLGSLRFLTKRFNVTKARALSSKSKPISDSIFPHSNTSLGLEARFVTPHLASITQLPEVSTALENTASCYAAIDPLKRAVDIFGTLQSGGNEHRAILALLAECQQRSGNYDAAGHTLIELEQFVANSHNFLNFDVALARAKTLWLNGQFDQAKLICDELLEQPAMEALPLHYASARTGQALARLLSLETLDDAFSVRDPSRMAVKTLEQYRPAFLPLAAAELNVGTTEAVYAQFVGNAHDVEVPLDNAMRAWKRGLTILKRQSKDKVSVPYLEAYLNGNMAWGLLQMPRLPNNVEQASEYAANALKIHDKMLGEINREGFARTLNLVATCYHRTNQAVTSEGLFQTAVDQKKNVSFTVSTQQKIELRDVFRSYAALCRQWEKRENDAERLERQSNDIENSLPNGWKGKSSIHSSLWFWTPSLSNG; translated from the coding sequence ATGATGACacggacgaggacgacgcaTATCCAACCATTCGCAACATTGGCACGGTTAGGCTCTCTCCGTTTTCTTACGAAACGTTTTAATGTGACCAAGGCTCGAGCgctttcgtccaaatcgaaACCAATCAGTGATTCCATTTTCCCACATTCCAACACTAGCCTTGGGCTAGAAGCGAGGTTCGTCACTCCGCATCTGGCCTCCATCACACAGCTTCCAGAAGTAAGCACCGCTTTGGAAAACACGGCATCCTGTTACGCTGCGATAGACCCTTTAAAGCGAGCCGTTGATATTTTTGGCACCCTACAATCGGGTGGAAACGAACATCGAGCAATCCTGGCGCTGTTGGCGGAATGTCAACAACGTTCTGGGAACTACGACGCAGCAGGCCATACACTGATTGAGCTAGAGCAGTTTGTGGCAAACTCTCACAATTTCTTAAATTTCGATGTGGCTTTAGCGCGTGCCAAAACGCTATGGCTCAACGGACAATTCGATCAAGCCAAATTGATCTGTGATGAGTTGTTGGAGCAACCAGCGATGGAAGCCTTGCCTTTGCACTACGCTTCAGCCAGAACGGGTCAAGCCTTGGCAAGGCTACTTTCCTTGGAGACGTTGGATGACGCATTCTCAGTTCGCGATCCGTCCCGCATGGCCGTCAAAACTCTGGAACAGTATCGCCCTGCTTTCTTACCTTTAGCAGCAGCCGAATTAAATGTGGGTACGACAGAAGCCGTATACGCTCAATTTGTGGGAAATGCCCATGATGTAGAAGTCCCTCTGGATAACGCCATGCGAGCCTGGAAAAGAGGgttgacgattttgaagcgTCAATCCAAAGACAAAGTTTCGGTGCCATACTTGGAAGCCTATCTAAACGGCAATATGGCCTGGGGGTTGCTACAAATGCCGCGACTTCCGAACAATGTTGAACAGGCTTCAGAGTATGCAGCCAATGCCCTAAAAATTCACGACAAAATGTTGGGAGAAATAAATCGGGAGGGGTTCGCACGCACATTGAATCTTGTAGCCACCTGCTATCACCGAACGAATCAAGCCGTGACCTCCGAAGGATTGTTTCAAACTGCCGTGGATCAAAAAAAGAATGTctcgttcactgtcagtacgCAACAAAAAATTGAGCTTCGAGATGTCTTCCGTAGTTATGCAGCACTCTGTCGACAGTGGGAGAAACGTGAAAACGATGCAGAGAGATTGGAACGGCAATCAAACGACATTGAAAACTCGTTGCCTAATGGTTGGAAAGGGAAATCTAGCATTCATAGTTCCCTTTGGTTTTGGACGCCATCCTTGTCAAATGGTTGA
- a CDS encoding predicted protein — MHDAADQLAQAEETLDELGSSKSFLHRKAATRLLELCRRNKGVYIKIGQHLANLDYLIPQEYIDTLSSLFDDTPRTDFRDVCQVIREELQHEPDELFARVDPVPIASASLAQVHVAYDKTTGRKLAIKVQHRGLRETCAGDLHALVTVAHMAERLFQDFQWGWIADEIAPQLPKELDFINEGRNAERAAADIRETGLDCIVPKILWQHSSARVLTMEFEEGFRATDIEAIEKAGLRKHDVAKLISSVFSSQAFISGWVHCDPHPANVLLRKNTKGKPQMVLVDHGLYRELDTDFRLRYASLWKGLMLADLDGIKQSCRSLGIDEAYTLFAAMLTARPFDEIIERSKRNSLTHNVQPNSRADQAVIRGYAQRFLQNIFELLNKLPRQMLLLLKMNDCLRHIDYSLGSPTNTIVVCGKYAAQAVYKDTLRSNLSWPKKLRAWCTYVHVLSRIRLHDIGVWWIHLRSAGVRYS; from the exons atgcaCGACGCGGCCGACCAGCTGGCCCAGGCCGAAGAAactctcgacgaactcgGTAGTTCCAAAAGTTTCCTACACCGCAAGGCCGCCACTCGACTACTGGAGTTGTGTAGACGCAACAAGGGCGTGTACATAAAAATCGGACAGCATCTAGCCAACCTGGACTACCTTATTCCACAAGAATATATCGACACGTTGTCCTCTCTTTTCGACGACACTCCACGCACCGATTTCCGAGATGTGTGTCAGGTGATCCGCGAGGAGCTTCAACACGAACCGGACGAATTGTTTGCTCGGGTCGATCCTGTGCCGATTGCGTCCGCCTCGCTTGCCCAAGTCCACGTGGCGTATGACAAAACCACCGGTAGAAAACTTGCCATCAAGGTTCAACACCGTGGACTGCGCGAAACCTGCGCCGGAGACCTGCACGCTCTCGTTACGGTTGCTCATATGGCGGAGCGTTTATTTCAAGATTTCCAGTGGGGTTGGATAGCCGACGAAATAGCTCCGCAATTACCCAAAGAATTGGATTTTATAAACGAAGGCAGGAATGCGGAACGAGCTGCTGCAGACATTCGCGAGACAGGCTTGGATTGCATAGTCCCGAAGATTTTATGGCAGCATTCATCAGCACGAGTATTGACCATGGAATTTGAGGAGGGTTTTAGAGCGACGGATATTGAAGCTATCGAAAAAGCCGGCTTGCGCAAACATGATGTCGCCAAGTTGATTTCGTCCGTGTTTTCTTCGCAAGCATTCATTTCCGGTTGGGTGCATTGCGATCCCCATCCTGCTAATGTGTTGCTGAGAAAGAATACCAAGGGTAAGCCGCAAATGGTTCTAGTTGATCATGGCTTGTACAGGGAGCTTGATACGGACTTTCGTTTGCGCTACGCTTCTCTCTGGAAAGGTTTAATGCTCGCGGATTTGGACGGCATCAAGCAATCCTGTCGTAGTCTAGGTATTGATGAAGCGTACACTTTGTTCGCCGCCATGTTAACCGCTCGACCTTTCGATGAGATTATTGAACGGTCAAAAAGGAACTCGTTAACACACAATGTCCAGCCAAACAGTCGCGCGGATCAAGCCGTGATTCGGGGTTACGCACAGCGTTTCCTGCAAAACATCTTTGAACTTTTGAATAAGCTTCCTCGGCAAATGCTTCTATTGCTCAAG ATGAATGACTGCTTGAGGCACATTGACTATAGTTTGGGATCACCAACCAATACTATTGTTGTCTGTGGAAAGTACGCAGCGCAAGCCGTTTACAAAGATACATTGCGAAGCAATTTGTCATGGCCTAAGAAGTTGAGGGCTTGGTGCACGTACGTCCATGTACTGTCACGGATTCGTCTACACGATATTGGAGTTTGGTGGATACATTTAAGGTCTGCTGGTGTAAGATACTCTTAA
- a CDS encoding predicted protein — protein MSLNSSILCPNQANLRAWPSPSDCLACRVIEEYWKAQNDESNKLFCIDCAMQETLWVCLTCGFVGCGRYSNKHAAIHFTDTGHPFSLELATLRIWSYTDGEFAHRVDLLDCPSSPPRCRPWTRRSPSPAGGTSNVVAYNNEIYNQQDKHSKKAVMLGEEYEALLQSALEEQAQHYEGEISRLRAVLTAKEVDLDAMTHAEMEQTESLRQEILKLRLATDCTGRDLVDFQGQEADHRATSQRLLREQQITKNLLRQIEEELASKNQYGRIQIEELEQQIADLTANQRMMHQFSQDGELANSQIWGTSGETHSRHKTPKKGKKMRRYFRK, from the coding sequence ATGTCTTTGAACTCTTCAATATTGTGTCCGAATCAAGCAAATTTGCGGGCCTGGCCTAGTCCATCTGACTGCCTTGCCTGTCGAGTTATCGAAGAATATTGGAAAGCGCAAAATGACGAATCGAATAAGCTATTTTGTATTGACTGTGCAATGCAAGAAACTTTATGGGTATGCCTGACATGTGGATTCGTTGGCTGTGGTCGATATTCGAACAAGCACGCAGCAATCCATTTCACGGATACGGGCCATCCATTTTCATTGGAATTGGCAACGCTTCGAATTTGGAGCTATACCGATGGTGAATTCGCACATCGCGTTGACCTGCTGGACTGTCCCTCCTCGCCGCCACGTTGTCGGCCATGGACGCGGCGATCTCCATCACCGGCTGGAGGGACATCAAACGTTGTGGCATACAACAATGAAATTTACAATCAACAAGACAAGCATTCAAAAAAAGCCGTAATGCTTGGTGAGGAATACGAGGCCCTCTTGCAAAGTGCACTCGAGGAGCAAGCACAACACTACGAAGGTGAAATAAGCAGACTAAGAGCAGTCCTTACTGCAAAAGAGGTTGATCTGGACGCGATGACGCACGCAGAAATGGAACAAACCGAATCCTTGCGGCAGGAGATTTTAAAGCTTCGATTAGCAACCGATTGTACAGGTCGAGATCTCGTAGACTTCCAAGGCCAGGAGGCCGACCATAGGGCAACTTCCCAGCGCTTGCTCCGCGAGCAACAAATTACCAAGAACCTCCTGCGACAAATAGAAGAAGAACTCGCGAGTAAGAACCAGTACGGTAGAATCCAGATAGAGGAGCTCGAGCAGCAAATTGCAGATCTTACTGCAAACCAAAGAATGATGCACCAATTCTCGCAAGATGGGGAGCTGGCAAATTCACAGATCTGGGGCACTTCGGGCGAAACGCACAGTAGGCACAAAACTCCCAAAAAGGGCAAAAAGATGCGACgctattttcgaaaatag
- a CDS encoding predicted protein — MKEKASSVLQPSCISQLAVLGESSAALGVSFCVLLCAIFFTVWLDLTAKPVDPYTTLGPVPEIGPPLTYTVHPHQQPYITAEMRNAFKKDGVIAIRGLIDEKLLRRLDLESAQIVNKEKRNREGKRIRPGNQFYAIKHGALFHDARTSHTETNEFTTSSFFDVAIASGVSQVAAELLFLVKKCESGTRSSQEGKTSKPCLRVLRDIFLSKDFDPYTCGWHVDDLGFWPATPEALGINAWIALDDMPLEGGGGFALAVSSHKATWREEAYFVTGASTSFPRDGYTSAVDLFERRTGSAFDRKPKNANFSHVYRRYSIRYNLGSAVIPPGYGIEPSVLWDESNGGRTADEVCRRDGPWYPQAWPEMLASEREELASFVTDKLAIANKRRPARKQEMRPFLKRFAREQQVLNDP; from the exons atgaaggaaaaggcttcTTCTGTTTTACAGCCATCGTGCATTTCGCAGCTTGCCGTTCTGGGAGAGTCTTCTGCCGCTTTGGGGGTATCCTTTTGTGTGTTGCTTTGTGCAATTTTCTTCACCGTTTGGCTCGATCTGACAGCAAAGCCGGTAGATCCATACACAACACTTGGTCCCGTACCGGAGATTGGCCCTCCATTGACATATACCGTGCATCCTCATCAGCAGCCGTATATCACGGCTGAGATGCGGAATGCTTTCAAGAAGGATGGAGTTATTGCAATTCGCGGTCTTATCGATGAAAAACTACTCCGCCGACTGGATTTGGAAAGCGCCCAGATCGTCAACAAGGAAAAAAGGAATCGAGAAGGAAAACGGATACGACCAGGTAATCAGTTCTACGCAATCAAGCATGGTGCCCTGTTTCACGATGCAAGGACATCACATACAGAAACCAATGAATTCACAACATCATCATTCTTTGATGTAGCGATTGCATCTGGAGTATCTCAAGTTGCCGCGGAGCTACTTTTTCTTGTAAAAAAATGTGAGTCGGGAACGCGGTCCTCCCAAGAAGGAAAAACGAGTAAACCGTGTTTGCGAGTTTTACGGGATATTTTCCTGTCGAAAGACTTCGATCCATACACCTGTGGATGGCACGTTGACGATCTCGGATTCTGGCCGGCGACTCCCGAAGCGCTAGGAATAAATGCATGGATTGCACTTGATGATATGCCTTTGGAAGGAGGTGGCGGTTTTGCTTTAGCCGTCAGTTCGCACAAGGCAACATGGAGAGAAGAGGCTTATTTTGTAACAGGCGCGAGTACTTCGTTTCCTCGTGATGGCTACACATCAGCAGTCGACCTCTTTGAGCGCCGAACTGGATCTG CTTTTGATCGAAAACCCAAAAATGCAAATTTCAGCCATGTTTATCGGCGCTACAGTATTCGCTATAATCTCGGTTCGGCAGTGATTCCACCGGGCTATGGGATAGAACCTAGTGTTCTCTGGGACGAAAGCAATGGCGGTCGCACAGCTGACGAAGTCTGCCGACGAGACGGACCTTGGTATCCGCAAGCGTGGCCAGAAATGCTGGCATCCGAACGGGAAGAGCTGGCCAGTTTTGTGACCGACAAGCTCGCCATAGCAAACAAACGTAGACCAGCCCGCAAACAAGAAATGCGCCCTTTCCTGAAACGCTTCGCAAGAGAACAACAAGTCTTAAACGACCCTTAA
- a CDS encoding predicted protein, with the protein MKFGFLTRQGGGWMRRYLRVRKDILLAQWTTPDRYPCAPISLFDFSNHDDYLDAIKVHEKDQDGWRISDDRVIGGFSEASAFMVRTNNDLATIASGETPNPVLDAQQFYDEQDVNKNESTSKNKKPLTSFLRWQGTIDTEIGLQSDAQRSGFAALRSPEFFYGGANLCGLYSALELLCRTDGRSYTINLKVASSIPDDIYQGTVEIPASSDTFSSIVLPFSEFGLTARGRDREIHRELDDDVSLESIGVALMDGRNGDFRFDLAKIRAVNIVDGTPHHKIVSDRDTN; encoded by the coding sequence ATGAAGTTCGGATTCCTCACGAGGCAGGGCGGCGGCTGGATGCGTCGCTATCTACGCGTCCGCAAGGATATCTTACTTGCACAATGGACAACACCCGATCGCTATCCCTGTGCCCCCATAAGCTTGTTTGACTTCAGCAACCACGACGACTATTTGGATGCCATCAAAGTTCACGAAAAGGATCAAGATGGCTGGAGAATTTCCGATGATCGGGTGATTGGTGGGTTTTCTGAGGCATCCGCCTTTATGGTTCGGACGAACAACGACCTGGCCACAATTGCGTCAGGAGAAACCCCGAATCCGGTTCTAGACGCTCAACAATTTTACGATGAACAAGACGTGAATAAGAACGAAAGCACAAGCAAAAATAAAAAGCCCCTTACCTCTTTTCTTCGATGGCAAGGGACAATTGACACAGAAATTGGTTTACAAAGCGATGCGCAGAGATCGGGCTTTGCTGCGTTACGTTCGCCTGAATTCTTTTATGGAGGAGCCAACCTTTGCGGCTTGTATTCAGCGCTGGAGCTACTTTGTCGAACTGATGGAAGGTCCTACACGATCAATTTGAAGGTAGCCAGCTCGATACCGGATGACATCTACCAAGGAACAGTTGAAATACCGGCCTCTAGCGACACCTTTAGCAGCATTGTCCTTCCATTCTCCGAGTTCGGTTTAACTGCACGTGGCAGAGACAGAGAGATTCATCGCGAACTCGATGACGATGTATCTTTGGAATCGATCGGCGTAGCACTAATGgacggaagaaatggcgacTTTCGCTTTGATCTAGCAAAAATTCGTGCAGTAAACATTGTAGATGGAACACCCCATCACAAAATAGTCTCAGACCGCGACACAAACTGA
- a CDS encoding predicted protein, protein MKIHRVLYSILTRALVWLPFRSNQVSRETVASVVTFCSDTNADWDEGALSRCNHQNICVVNGDFPGPTEDLVSILRLPLVRRDELCNVETESTFSQALSIVSYQNTAFGINDYAIAIQSLQHEFECTRSKKSRNNVKTKTKPFYVDFCPPLSSSLRRRISGEVGSDLLQKAISPRKGFPNGAIIYDLTAGFGQDALLMATAGARRVYMVERDPIVAVMLQDALRRLSNLADAGDNFAMDLSPRLSFQAGDGREVVRKLLAEKDASVLPDIVYLDPMFPARKKQASVKKNMQILHSLLETQTGDSILRQRDELELLHTALEAAGTKVVVKRPVHASPLGGASVEQKPSYDIRAPVNRWDVYLK, encoded by the coding sequence ATGAAGATACATAGAGTCCTTTATTCAATTTTAACACGGGCTCTGGTGTGGCTCCCTTTTCGGTCCAACCAAGTAAGCAGAGAAACCGTCGCGTCCGTAGTGACTTTCTGCTCAGATACCAACGCTGATTGGGACGAGGGCGCTCTGTCTCGATGTAATCATCAAAACATCTGTGTAGTGAATGGCGACTTCCCCGGTCCAACGGAGGATCTTGTATCCATTTTGCGGTTGCCTTTGGTCCGGCGAGACGAACTTTGCAACGTCGAAACTGAATCCACATTTTCCCAGGCACTCTCAATTGTCTCGTACCAAAATACTGCTTTCGGAATCAACGACTACGCCATTGCTATCCAATCTCTTCAACACGAATTCGAATGTACGAGGAGTAAGAAATCGAGGAATAATGTGAAGACCAAAACAAAACCTTTCTACGTGGATTTTTGTCCACCTTTGTCCAGCTCCTTGCGAAGGCGGATTAGCGGTGAAGTGGGTTCAGACTTGCTTCAGAAAGCGATCTCTCCACGAAAGGGATTTCCAAACGGTGCCATAATTTATGATTTGACAGCTGGTTTTGGTCAAGACGCATTACTTATGGCTACTGCTGGAGCAAGACGAGTTTACATGGTTGAGCGTGATCCGATTGTTGCTGTTATGTTGCAAGACGCTCTAAGACGCCTTTCCAACTTAGCCGATGCGGGAGACAACTTTGCGATGGATTTGTCTCCCCGTCTTTCATTTCAAGCAGGCGATGGACGAGAGGTAGTTCGAAAGCTGCTTGCAGAAAAAGACGCTAGTGTACTACCTGATATTGTTTACCTCGATCCGATGTTTCCGGCCAGAAAGAAGCAAGCTTCTGTCAAGAAGAACATGCAAATCTTGCATAGCCTTTTAGAAACACAGACTGGAGATAGTATTCTGCGGCAGCGCGACGAACTGGAACTTCTGCATACTGCTTTGGAAGCTGCCGGAACAAAGGTCGTTGTCAAGCGCCCTGTTCATGCCTCTCCATTGGGAGGCGCATCAGTCGAGCAGAAGCCTTCTTACGACATAAGGGCTCCAGTAAATAGATGGGATGTGTACTTAAAATAA